One region of Pseudomonas glycinae genomic DNA includes:
- the moaB gene encoding molybdenum cofactor biosynthesis protein B — protein MSVKSDALFVPLNIAVLTVSDTRDYASDTSGQLLVSRLLEAGHTLSERNLLKDDLYKIRAQVAQWIADDNIQVVLITGGTGFTGRDSTPEAVACLLDKQIDGFGELFRAISILDIGTSTVQSRALAGLSNGTLVCCLPGSTGACRTAWEGILAEQLDNRHRPCNFVPHLKSVQACGPRG, from the coding sequence ATGAGTGTGAAATCGGATGCCTTGTTCGTTCCCCTGAATATTGCCGTGCTGACGGTCAGCGATACCCGCGATTACGCCAGTGACACCTCCGGCCAGTTGCTGGTCAGCCGTCTGCTGGAGGCCGGCCACACCCTGAGCGAGCGCAACCTGCTCAAGGACGACCTGTACAAGATCCGCGCCCAGGTCGCGCAGTGGATCGCCGACGACAACATTCAAGTGGTGCTGATCACCGGCGGCACCGGTTTCACCGGCCGCGACAGCACCCCGGAAGCCGTGGCCTGCCTGCTGGACAAGCAGATCGACGGTTTTGGCGAACTGTTCCGCGCCATCTCGATTCTCGACATCGGCACCTCGACCGTACAAAGCCGTGCGCTGGCGGGCTTGTCCAACGGCACGCTGGTGTGCTGCCTGCCGGGCTCCACCGGCGCTTGCCGCACCGCATGGGAAGGCATCCTCGCCGAACAACTGGATAACCGTCATCGCCCGTGCAACTTCGTCCCGCACCTCAAATCGGTGCAAGCCTGCGGGCCGCGCGGATGA
- a CDS encoding DNA-3-methyladenine glycosylase family protein has protein sequence MPDPYQPASDFLASLDADWQRHIAAVGPCLHQPHPARDPYESLVRAIAYQQLHARAGDAIVGRLVGLFPGQSFPRPEQVLATDFDRLRSCGFSAGKIATIQGIAQATLDGVVPDYPTALAMEDEALIERLVSLRGVGRWTVEMLLIYSLERPDILPADDFGVREGYRRLKALEVQPTRRQMIEIGLAWSPFRTVAAWYLWRVAKP, from the coding sequence ATACCCGATCCCTACCAACCGGCCAGTGATTTTCTGGCCAGCCTCGACGCCGACTGGCAGCGCCACATCGCTGCGGTCGGCCCCTGCCTGCATCAGCCGCATCCGGCGCGCGATCCGTATGAATCGCTGGTGCGGGCGATTGCCTATCAGCAACTGCACGCCAGGGCTGGCGATGCGATTGTCGGGCGGCTGGTGGGGTTGTTTCCCGGGCAGTCGTTTCCGCGTCCGGAGCAGGTTCTGGCGACGGACTTCGACCGATTGCGCAGTTGCGGGTTTTCGGCGGGCAAGATTGCGACGATTCAGGGGATTGCCCAGGCGACCCTGGACGGTGTGGTGCCGGATTACCCGACCGCGCTGGCGATGGAGGATGAGGCGCTGATCGAGCGGTTGGTCAGCCTGCGCGGGGTTGGCCGCTGGACGGTGGAGATGTTGCTGATCTATAGCCTGGAGCGGCCGGATATTCTGCCGGCCGACGATTTTGGAGTGCGCGAAGGGTATCGGCGGTTGAAGGCGCTGGAGGTGCAGCCGACGCGCAGGCAGATGATCGAGATCGGGTTGGCGTGGAGTCCGTTTCGCACCGTGGCGGCGTGGTATTTGTGGCGGGTAGCCAAGCCGTAG
- a CDS encoding LysE family translocator: MDIATLSLFLPACFALNMAPGPNNLLSVSNATRYGYRRACVAGIGRLLAFAGMIALAAAGLAVVLQTSELLFYGIKIVGAGYLLYLAWQLWRANPAAEDAIAAPANGLLALARQEFLVAAGNPKAILIFTAFLPQFVDPTHAITPQFMLLGALFLLLEWIAISAYAYMGLHMRRWFAEPRGKRIFNRCCAGLLSAAASVLLMAKRT, from the coding sequence ATGGATATCGCCACCCTCTCCCTGTTCCTGCCCGCCTGTTTCGCCCTGAACATGGCACCGGGGCCGAACAATCTGCTGTCGGTCAGCAACGCCACCCGTTACGGCTACCGGCGCGCCTGCGTGGCCGGGATCGGGCGATTGCTGGCGTTTGCCGGGATGATCGCTCTCGCGGCGGCGGGGCTGGCGGTGGTGCTGCAAACGTCCGAGCTGTTGTTCTATGGGATCAAGATTGTTGGCGCGGGGTATCTGTTGTATCTGGCGTGGCAGCTGTGGCGAGCCAATCCTGCCGCCGAAGACGCCATTGCGGCGCCGGCGAACGGGCTTCTGGCCCTGGCGCGTCAGGAGTTTTTAGTGGCTGCGGGGAATCCCAAGGCAATCCTGATCTTCACCGCCTTCCTGCCGCAGTTCGTCGACCCGACCCACGCCATCACCCCACAATTCATGTTGCTGGGCGCGCTGTTCCTGTTGCTGGAATGGATCGCCATCAGCGCCTACGCCTACATGGGGCTGCACATGCGCCGCTGGTTCGCCGAGCCGCGCGGCAAACGGATTTTCAACCGTTGCTGCGCGGGGCTGCTGTCGGCAGCGGCTTCGGTGTTGCTGATGGCCAAGCGGACCTAA
- a CDS encoding biliverdin-producing heme oxygenase yields MQAKAREVHVPPVLQDLRAGTAELHIALEKRLPFFSDTLDLHAFERLMRAYYGFYQPLESALQDSDAIPADFDLVSRLKAPTLQRDLQALGANGGDFPICRRLPAIDSAAACLGVLYVLEGATLGGQILRREIATRLSLGADNGAAFLDIYGAATGRRWRDFIEYLGSRPMDADERKAVVAAAHTTFSCFEQWLESQEVLV; encoded by the coding sequence ATGCAAGCAAAGGCCCGCGAGGTTCATGTACCACCGGTGTTGCAAGATTTGCGCGCCGGCACGGCCGAACTGCACATTGCACTGGAAAAACGCCTTCCTTTCTTCTCCGATACCCTTGATCTGCACGCTTTCGAGCGATTGATGCGCGCCTATTACGGCTTCTATCAGCCACTGGAAAGCGCATTGCAGGACAGCGACGCGATTCCCGCCGATTTCGATCTGGTTTCACGCCTCAAGGCGCCGACCCTGCAACGCGATCTGCAAGCACTGGGCGCAAATGGTGGCGATTTTCCGATCTGCCGCCGGTTGCCCGCCATCGATTCCGCCGCCGCCTGCCTGGGCGTGTTGTACGTGCTGGAAGGCGCAACCCTCGGCGGACAGATCCTGCGCCGGGAAATCGCCACACGCCTGAGCCTTGGCGCGGATAACGGTGCAGCGTTTCTGGACATCTACGGCGCTGCCACCGGCCGTCGCTGGCGCGATTTCATCGAATACCTGGGCAGTCGCCCGATGGACGCCGACGAGCGTAAAGCGGTCGTGGCGGCGGCCCACACTACATTCAGTTGTTTCGAGCAGTGGCTCGAAAGTCAGGAGGTTCTGGTATGA
- the glp gene encoding gephyrin-like molybdotransferase Glp, with protein MSKPGLMPVEDALDQLLAMADEQRLPDSEAVLLNEARGRVLASDLVATLDLPPWPNSAMDGYALNLPDLHRQPLSVSQRVYAGMAPDALLPGTCARIFTGAPLPPGANCVEMQENVEVLEDGRVRFLQPLKAGQNIRAQGQENRVGDTLLRAGKRLGPFELAVAAGQGMTHLPVVRRPRVALLSTGDELVEPGQPLRPGSIYNSNRTLLDHWLRELGCEVIDAGILPDRPAQTRLKLEQLQVAADLILTTGGVSAGDADCLGQVLRDNGKPLLWKLAIKPGKPLTVGHFGSVPVIGLPGNPTSALVTFGLLARPYLLRIQGVEEVMPLSFTVNAGFDWPKPGSRREYLRVRLEGGQAALYPNQSSGVLLGATWADGLVEIPENSTLQMGDPLRFIPFSELF; from the coding sequence ATGAGCAAGCCGGGGTTGATGCCGGTCGAGGACGCCCTCGACCAACTGTTGGCGATGGCCGATGAACAACGTCTACCGGACAGCGAAGCGGTGCTTCTCAATGAGGCGCGCGGGCGGGTGCTGGCCAGCGATCTGGTCGCCACACTCGATCTGCCGCCGTGGCCGAACAGCGCCATGGACGGTTATGCCTTGAACCTCCCCGACCTGCATCGCCAGCCGTTGAGCGTGTCACAGCGGGTTTACGCCGGGATGGCGCCGGACGCCTTGCTGCCCGGCACCTGCGCACGGATTTTCACGGGTGCGCCGTTGCCGCCCGGCGCCAATTGCGTGGAGATGCAGGAAAACGTCGAGGTGCTTGAAGACGGCCGCGTACGTTTCCTGCAACCGCTTAAGGCCGGCCAGAACATCCGCGCCCAGGGCCAGGAGAACCGCGTTGGCGACACCTTGCTGCGCGCCGGCAAACGCCTCGGCCCGTTCGAACTGGCCGTCGCCGCCGGGCAGGGCATGACCCATTTGCCGGTGGTGCGTCGTCCGCGGGTGGCGTTGCTGTCGACCGGTGATGAGCTGGTGGAACCTGGCCAGCCGCTGCGTCCCGGCAGCATCTACAACAGCAACCGCACCTTGCTCGACCACTGGTTGCGCGAACTGGGTTGCGAGGTGATCGACGCCGGGATTCTGCCCGATCGCCCGGCGCAGACCCGGCTCAAACTCGAGCAACTGCAAGTGGCGGCCGATCTGATTCTGACCACCGGCGGCGTGTCTGCCGGCGATGCCGACTGCCTCGGCCAGGTGCTGCGCGACAACGGCAAACCGCTGCTGTGGAAACTCGCGATCAAGCCCGGTAAACCGCTGACGGTCGGGCATTTCGGCTCGGTGCCGGTGATCGGCCTGCCGGGCAATCCGACCTCGGCGCTGGTGACCTTCGGCCTGCTGGCGCGCCCGTACCTGCTGCGCATTCAAGGCGTGGAAGAGGTGATGCCGCTGAGCTTCACGGTCAACGCCGGCTTCGATTGGCCGAAACCCGGCAGCCGTCGCGAATACCTGCGGGTACGCCTGGAGGGCGGGCAGGCGGCGCTGTATCCGAACCAGAGTTCCGGGGTTCTGCTCGGCGCGACCTGGGCCGACGGGTTGGTGGAAATCCCCGAGAACAGCACCTTGCAGATGGGGGATCCGCTGCGTTTCATCCCGTTCAGCGAGCTGTTCTGA
- a CDS encoding GFA family protein yields MHLEGSCHCGAVSFTLDSAHPYPYQRCYCSICRKTQGGGGYAINLGGDAASLKVSGRKHITIYHAKMKDEGDARAHRSSAERHFCSLCGSGLWLFSPEWPELIHPFASAIDTPLPVPPEHTHLMLGSKASWVEVQASAKDQQFEVYPEESIAQWHERLKLTR; encoded by the coding sequence ATGCACCTCGAAGGCTCCTGCCACTGCGGCGCGGTTTCATTCACCCTCGACAGCGCCCACCCCTACCCTTATCAGCGCTGCTACTGCTCGATCTGCCGCAAGACCCAAGGCGGTGGCGGCTATGCGATCAACCTCGGCGGCGACGCGGCCAGCCTCAAGGTGAGCGGGCGCAAACACATCACGATCTACCACGCGAAAATGAAAGACGAAGGCGATGCCCGCGCCCACCGCAGCAGCGCCGAACGGCACTTCTGCTCGTTGTGCGGCAGCGGACTGTGGCTGTTCAGCCCGGAATGGCCGGAGCTGATCCACCCGTTCGCCTCGGCCATCGACACGCCATTGCCGGTGCCGCCGGAACACACCCACCTGATGCTCGGCTCCAAGGCCTCGTGGGTCGAAGTGCAAGCGAGCGCCAAGGATCAGCAGTTCGAGGTCTACCCCGAAGAATCCATCGCCCAATGGCACGAACGGCTGAAACTGACCCGGTAG
- a CDS encoding bifunctional transcriptional activator/DNA repair enzyme AdaA: MNIQTAVLPPHAEMVRAMLASDTAYEGVFFTAVKTTGIFCRPTCTARKPKPENVEFFAHADECLSAGYRACLRCKPLDAAAIAPDWVQRLLKAVDADPELRWSDAQLLAEGIEPLKLRRWFKQHFGMTFLAWLRTRRLGVALGGIKQGTSIDHAAFDSGYESLSGFRDAFQKSFHITPGRAAASEPLLFTRLTTPLGPMIAMAERRGLVLLEFLDRPALTREVEELQNRYGYVVAPGQNAHLQQIDNELALYFAGKLSEFSVPLHLPGSEFARQVWAELRQIPYGQTSTYGTIAARLGKPGASRAVGLANGHNRLSIVVPCHRVIGADGSLTGYGGGQPRKAFLLRLENAAVQLTQQLAF; this comes from the coding sequence ATGAACATACAGACCGCTGTCCTTCCCCCTCACGCCGAAATGGTTCGCGCCATGCTCGCAAGCGACACTGCCTATGAAGGCGTGTTTTTCACGGCCGTGAAAACCACCGGGATCTTTTGCCGCCCGACCTGCACGGCGCGCAAGCCAAAACCGGAAAACGTCGAGTTCTTCGCCCACGCTGACGAGTGCCTGTCCGCCGGTTATCGCGCCTGCCTGCGCTGCAAACCGCTGGACGCCGCGGCCATCGCCCCGGATTGGGTGCAACGGCTGCTCAAAGCAGTCGACGCCGATCCGGAACTGCGCTGGAGCGATGCGCAATTGCTCGCCGAAGGCATTGAACCGCTGAAGCTACGGCGCTGGTTCAAGCAGCATTTCGGCATGACCTTCCTTGCGTGGCTGCGCACCCGCCGACTCGGCGTGGCGCTGGGCGGGATCAAGCAAGGCACGTCCATCGACCATGCCGCGTTCGACTCCGGTTATGAATCCCTCAGTGGTTTTCGCGATGCGTTTCAGAAGTCGTTCCACATCACGCCGGGGCGCGCAGCGGCCAGTGAACCGCTGCTGTTCACCCGCCTGACCACACCACTGGGTCCTATGATTGCCATGGCCGAGCGGCGCGGGCTGGTCTTGCTGGAGTTTCTCGATCGCCCGGCGCTGACCCGCGAAGTCGAGGAACTGCAGAACCGCTACGGCTACGTGGTCGCACCGGGGCAGAACGCGCATTTGCAGCAGATCGACAACGAGCTGGCGCTGTACTTCGCCGGCAAGCTGAGCGAATTCAGTGTGCCACTGCACCTGCCCGGCAGCGAATTTGCCCGACAGGTCTGGGCCGAACTTCGGCAAATCCCTTACGGCCAAACCAGCACCTACGGCACCATCGCCGCACGCCTGGGCAAACCCGGCGCCAGCCGAGCAGTGGGGCTGGCCAACGGGCACAATCGGCTGTCGATCGTGGTGCCATGCCATCGGGTGATCGGTGCGGACGGCTCGCTGACCGGCTACGGTGGTGGGCAACCGCGCAAGGCGTTTCTGCTCCGGCTGGAGAACGCCGCCGTGCAGCTCACGCAACAACTGGCTTTCTGA
- a CDS encoding LysR family transcriptional regulator: MDIKQLKFLIALDETRHFGQAAARCHITQPTLSMRLRNLEDELDLVLVNRGQRFEGFTQAGERVLAWARTLLAAHDGLFAEAAACRGQLVGSLRLGLVPLSNFNPVNYIQGLSGIFPELKYSLSSLSSDEIIEGLGNNQLDLGVCYLDHVNPNYFEFFEIGETRVGLLYDTRHFHFEGPEMSWEDAAELPLGMITTGMHYRKSIDLSFRSRGLNPQPILESDSTYQLLQAIHQGFCCSIMPLDSGLEEPIEHLAFINLPDASVLAPLGLVMRKTEPRSAIAEKCFAEARKMFGVEAPAE, encoded by the coding sequence GTGGACATCAAACAACTCAAGTTTCTGATCGCGCTGGACGAAACCCGCCACTTCGGCCAGGCCGCCGCGCGCTGTCACATCACCCAGCCGACCCTGTCGATGCGCCTGCGCAATCTGGAAGACGAGCTGGATCTGGTGCTGGTCAATCGCGGCCAGCGCTTCGAAGGGTTCACCCAGGCCGGCGAGCGCGTCCTGGCCTGGGCCCGCACGTTGCTGGCTGCCCATGACGGGTTGTTTGCCGAAGCGGCGGCATGCCGCGGACAACTGGTGGGTAGCCTGCGCCTGGGGCTGGTGCCGCTGAGCAACTTCAATCCGGTGAATTACATTCAGGGTTTGTCAGGGATATTTCCCGAGCTGAAATACAGCCTGTCGTCGCTGAGTTCGGACGAGATCATCGAAGGTCTGGGTAACAATCAGCTGGACTTGGGCGTGTGTTATCTCGACCACGTCAACCCGAACTATTTCGAGTTCTTCGAGATTGGCGAAACCCGCGTCGGCCTGCTCTACGACACCCGCCACTTCCACTTCGAAGGCCCGGAAATGAGCTGGGAAGACGCCGCCGAACTGCCGCTGGGGATGATCACCACCGGCATGCACTACCGAAAATCCATCGACCTGAGTTTCCGCAGTCGCGGGTTGAATCCGCAGCCGATCCTGGAAAGCGACTCGACCTACCAACTGCTGCAGGCGATTCACCAGGGCTTCTGCTGCTCGATCATGCCGCTGGACAGCGGTCTGGAAGAGCCGATCGAGCACCTGGCTTTCATTAACCTGCCGGATGCCAGCGTACTCGCGCCGCTGGGGCTGGTGATGCGCAAGACCGAACCGCGCTCGGCGATTGCCGAGAAGTGTTTTGCCGAGGCGCGCAAGATGTTCGGGGTCGAGGCGCCTGCCGAATAA
- the fdhD gene encoding formate dehydrogenase accessory sulfurtransferase FdhD: MLCQVEQLIEPGDANAPAPQPAQVAYREYLDDTPVSHAALAAEIALAISYNGLNQAVMMVSPGNIEDFIRGFSLSNAIVDRLDDIHDIRLTHFDQACQADVQISSRAFWALKDHRRQMAGTSGCGLCGVEALEQALPQLEILTPTPLPPAAHFNGIRQRIEQAQQLARSSGALHAALYFDADGQALLCREDIGRHNALDKLIGALQFEGLDARQGFVVVTSRCSLELIHKAVRARLGTLVSLSAPTALTVRWALKHRLNLIHVPHRNAPRIYSPIQEPTA; this comes from the coding sequence ATGCTGTGCCAAGTTGAACAACTCATCGAACCGGGCGACGCCAATGCCCCCGCGCCACAACCGGCGCAAGTGGCGTACCGCGAATACCTCGACGACACGCCGGTGTCCCACGCGGCGCTGGCGGCGGAAATCGCCCTGGCCATCAGCTACAACGGACTGAATCAGGCGGTGATGATGGTCTCGCCGGGCAACATCGAGGACTTCATTCGCGGCTTCAGCCTCAGCAACGCCATCGTCGACCGCCTCGACGATATTCACGACATCCGCCTGACCCATTTCGACCAGGCCTGCCAGGCCGACGTGCAGATTTCCAGTCGTGCATTCTGGGCTCTGAAAGATCATCGGCGGCAGATGGCGGGCACCAGCGGTTGCGGCCTCTGCGGTGTGGAAGCCCTTGAGCAGGCGCTGCCGCAACTGGAGATCCTCACCCCGACACCGTTGCCACCGGCCGCGCATTTCAACGGCATCCGCCAGCGCATCGAACAGGCCCAGCAACTGGCCCGCAGCAGCGGCGCCCTGCACGCGGCGCTGTACTTCGATGCGGACGGCCAAGCGCTGCTGTGCCGTGAAGACATCGGCCGCCACAACGCCCTCGACAAGCTGATCGGCGCCTTGCAGTTCGAAGGTCTCGATGCGCGTCAGGGCTTCGTCGTGGTCACCAGCCGTTGCAGCCTCGAACTGATTCACAAAGCCGTGCGCGCCCGCCTCGGCACCCTTGTCAGCCTGTCTGCCCCCACCGCGCTGACCGTGCGTTGGGCGCTCAAGCACCGCCTGAACCTGATCCACGTCCCGCACCGCAACGCCCCGCGAATCTACAGCCCGATCCAGGAGCCCACCGCATGA
- a CDS encoding VOC family protein — MPPFTIHHIDHIVLRVADLQRSVDFYDRVFGAEVVKRNEKFGLVHLRAGTSMIDLVDLDGEIGRKGGAAAGSERRNVDHFCLRIEPFDEAALVSHLQACGLTVEKAATRFGAEGNGLSLYCFDPDGNQVELKGPSEV; from the coding sequence ATGCCACCGTTCACGATTCACCACATCGATCACATCGTGCTGCGCGTCGCCGATCTGCAACGCAGCGTTGATTTCTATGACCGGGTCTTCGGCGCCGAAGTGGTCAAGCGCAACGAAAAGTTCGGTCTGGTGCACCTGCGCGCCGGCACGTCGATGATCGATCTGGTCGACCTTGACGGCGAAATCGGCCGCAAGGGTGGCGCCGCTGCCGGCAGCGAACGGCGCAATGTCGATCACTTCTGTCTGCGCATCGAGCCGTTCGATGAAGCGGCGCTGGTCAGTCATTTGCAAGCCTGCGGCCTGACCGTCGAAAAAGCCGCCACCCGTTTTGGCGCCGAGGGCAACGGCCTGTCGTTGTACTGCTTCGATCCGGACGGCAATCAGGTCGAACTCAAAGGCCCGTCCGAAGTTTAG
- a CDS encoding ATP-binding protein, producing the protein MNPQDKEAFEELLANCADEPIRFPGAIQPHGLLLTLSEPDLSIIQISANVETLLARPAQELIGQPLQSLIGDAHAAQVREALQQSALSDAPPLHFRLNGTAFEGLVHRHQDVLILELEIHVENFQPRNVAGTETHLGRMLARLQKAQSLQALYDISVKEIQAMTGYDRVLIYRFEEEGHGQVIAEASDPSMEVFNGLFFPASDIPEQARELYRTNWLRIIPNADYQPVPLVPKLRPDTQTPLDLSFATLRSVSPIHCQYMKNMGVLSSMSISLLKGDKLWGLISCGNRQPLHVPHELRTACQTIGQVLSLQISAMEALDVSRQREEKVEALALLNQAMIDSPQNVFDGLANQPQVLMALANAGGIAIIEDKQLHRYGNCPEPEEIRALHKWLQERGEPVFASHHLASVYPPAAHYQQVASGVLAMSLPKPVDNGVLWFRPEVKENINWSGDPRKPLDLENSDAGLRLRPRTSFEIWKVEMAGISTKWSHGDLFAANDLRRSALENDLARQVRREQEAVRARDELVAVVSHDLRNPMTVISMLCGMMQKAFSSDGPHTSRRISTAIDTMQQAAGRMNTLLEDLLDTSKIDAGRYTIAPQKLDVAQMFEEAQSLLAPLALDKDISISFEADPDLSIHADPERLFQVLSNLVGNAIKFTPRLGTVDVYAKSVGDDIVFTVRDSGEGIPKDHLPHVFDRYWTVKEGNPTGTGLGLYITQGIVEAHGGQIVAESEPGQGSEFRFTVPRLD; encoded by the coding sequence ATGAACCCGCAAGACAAAGAAGCCTTTGAAGAGTTGCTGGCCAACTGCGCCGACGAGCCGATCCGCTTTCCCGGCGCGATCCAGCCGCACGGTTTGCTGCTGACCCTGAGCGAGCCGGACCTTTCGATCATTCAGATCAGCGCCAACGTCGAGACCTTGCTCGCGCGCCCGGCGCAAGAGCTGATCGGCCAGCCTCTGCAAAGCCTGATCGGCGATGCCCATGCCGCGCAGGTTCGCGAAGCTTTGCAGCAATCGGCCTTGTCCGATGCGCCGCCGCTGCACTTTCGCCTCAACGGCACCGCGTTCGAAGGCTTGGTGCACCGGCATCAGGATGTGCTGATTCTGGAGCTGGAAATCCACGTCGAAAACTTCCAGCCGCGTAACGTCGCCGGTACCGAAACCCACCTGGGACGGATGCTCGCGCGGCTGCAAAAGGCCCAGAGCCTGCAGGCGCTGTACGACATCAGCGTCAAGGAAATCCAGGCCATGACCGGTTACGACCGGGTGCTGATTTATCGCTTCGAAGAGGAGGGCCACGGTCAGGTCATCGCCGAAGCGTCCGATCCGTCGATGGAAGTCTTCAACGGTCTGTTTTTCCCGGCCTCCGACATCCCCGAGCAAGCCCGCGAGCTGTACCGCACCAACTGGCTGCGGATCATTCCGAACGCGGACTACCAACCGGTGCCGCTGGTGCCCAAGTTGCGCCCGGACACCCAGACCCCGCTGGACCTGAGCTTCGCCACGTTGCGCAGCGTGTCGCCGATCCACTGCCAGTACATGAAAAACATGGGCGTGCTGTCCTCGATGAGCATTTCCCTGCTCAAGGGCGACAAGCTCTGGGGCCTGATCAGTTGCGGCAATCGCCAGCCGCTGCATGTACCGCATGAATTGCGCACCGCGTGCCAAACCATCGGCCAGGTGCTGTCGTTGCAGATCAGCGCGATGGAAGCGCTGGATGTCAGCCGTCAACGGGAAGAAAAGGTCGAGGCGCTGGCGCTGCTCAATCAGGCGATGATCGACTCGCCACAGAACGTCTTCGATGGCCTGGCCAACCAGCCACAAGTCCTGATGGCGCTGGCCAATGCCGGCGGCATCGCGATCATCGAAGACAAGCAATTGCACCGTTACGGCAACTGCCCGGAGCCGGAAGAAATTCGGGCCCTGCACAAATGGTTGCAGGAGCGTGGCGAGCCGGTGTTTGCCAGTCATCACCTGGCCAGCGTCTACCCGCCGGCCGCGCACTATCAGCAGGTCGCCAGCGGCGTGCTCGCCATGAGCCTGCCCAAACCGGTGGACAACGGCGTACTGTGGTTCCGCCCCGAAGTCAAAGAGAACATCAACTGGAGCGGCGACCCGCGCAAGCCGCTGGACCTGGAAAACTCCGACGCCGGCTTGCGCCTGCGGCCGCGCACCTCGTTCGAAATCTGGAAGGTCGAAATGGCCGGGATTTCCACCAAGTGGAGCCACGGCGATCTGTTCGCGGCCAACGACCTGCGTCGCTCGGCCCTGGAAAACGATCTGGCCCGCCAAGTACGCCGCGAGCAAGAAGCGGTGCGCGCCCGTGATGAACTGGTGGCGGTGGTTTCCCACGATCTGCGCAACCCGATGACCGTGATCTCGATGCTGTGCGGCATGATGCAGAAGGCGTTCAGCTCGGACGGGCCGCACACTTCGCGGCGCATCTCGACTGCGATCGACACCATGCAACAAGCCGCCGGGCGCATGAACACGCTGCTGGAAGACTTGCTCGACACCTCGAAAATCGATGCCGGGCGCTACACCATCGCGCCGCAGAAACTCGATGTCGCGCAGATGTTCGAAGAGGCGCAATCGCTGCTCGCACCGCTGGCGCTGGACAAGGACATCAGCATCTCGTTCGAGGCTGATCCCGACCTGAGCATTCATGCCGACCCCGAGCGGTTGTTTCAGGTGCTGTCGAATCTGGTCGGCAACGCAATCAAGTTCACTCCGCGCCTGGGCACGGTCGACGTGTATGCCAAATCGGTCGGTGACGACATCGTTTTCACGGTGCGCGACAGCGGCGAAGGCATTCCCAAGGATCACTTGCCGCACGTATTCGACCGTTACTGGACGGTGAAGGAAGGCAATCCGACCGGCACCGGGCTGGGTCTGTACATCACGCAGGGCATCGTCGAGGCGCATGGCGGGCAGATCGTTGCCGAGAGTGAGCCGGGGCAGGGCAGCGAATTCCGCTTCACCGTGCCGCGTCTGGACTGA
- the moaC gene encoding cyclic pyranopterin monophosphate synthase MoaC, which translates to MSNTLTHLDDQGRANMVDVSDKAATRREATAQAWVQMRPETLQMIQSNGHPKGDVFAVARIAGIQAAKRTHELIPLCHALLLSSIHVELKACEPDRVQITSTCRLTGQTGVELEALTAASVAALTIYDMCKAVDRAMVIGDIRLLSKQGGRSGHFQWENPQ; encoded by the coding sequence ATGAGCAACACCCTCACCCACCTCGACGATCAGGGCCGCGCCAACATGGTCGACGTCAGCGACAAAGCCGCGACCCGCCGCGAAGCCACCGCCCAGGCCTGGGTGCAGATGCGTCCGGAAACCCTGCAAATGATCCAGTCCAACGGCCACCCCAAGGGCGATGTGTTCGCCGTGGCGCGGATCGCCGGGATCCAGGCGGCCAAGCGCACCCACGAGCTGATTCCGCTGTGTCATGCGCTGCTGCTCAGTTCGATCCACGTCGAGCTCAAGGCCTGTGAACCGGACCGCGTGCAGATCACCAGCACCTGCCGCCTCACCGGCCAGACCGGCGTCGAACTCGAAGCCCTGACCGCCGCCAGCGTCGCCGCGCTGACTATCTACGACATGTGCAAGGCGGTGGACCGGGCGATGGTCATCGGCGACATCCGCCTGCTGAGCAAACAGGGCGGCCGCTCGGGCCACTTTCAATGGGAGAACCCGCAATGA
- a CDS encoding MoaD/ThiS family protein codes for MILINYFASYRDRLNLGGEKIPASDTLACVEDVRQMLMQRGDVWREVLGAGNLMCAVNQELCQPDQAIEDFDEIAFFPPVTGG; via the coding sequence ATGATTCTGATCAACTACTTCGCAAGCTACCGTGACCGGCTCAATCTGGGCGGTGAAAAGATTCCGGCCAGCGACACCCTCGCTTGTGTCGAAGATGTGCGGCAAATGCTGATGCAGCGCGGCGATGTCTGGCGTGAAGTGCTCGGCGCCGGCAACCTGATGTGCGCGGTGAATCAGGAGCTGTGCCAGCCGGATCAGGCAATCGAGGATTTCGACGAGATCGCGTTTTTCCCGCCGGTCACGGGGGGTTGA